Within the Beduinella massiliensis genome, the region CAGCTTATCCCCCGCGTCCGAGAGGCCTACCCTGGACAACCACTCGTCCACGCGATCCGCCCTGTCCGGGCAGGCGAGCGCGAGGTTTTTTCGTACCGTGTACCAGGGCAGCAGCCTGTCTTCCTGAAACTGACAGGCGATGCGATGCCCCGCCATGCCCTCAACGCGGCCCGCATCCGGCGTTTCCAGCCCGCAAAGCAGGCGCAGCGCCGTCGTCTTGCCGCAGCCCGACGGGCCAAACAGGCACACACCTCCCGTCTCCGGCAGGGAAAGCGAAAAATGGGAAAGCACCGCGCGCCCGCCATACCGCTTGCTCACGTCAACAAGACCGCGCATGCTCCGCCTCCCCCTTCGCCGCGCCGCGGCGCGAAAGCGCGTGCAGCGCGAGGACGAACAGCCGCTCCAGCGCCATGCTGACGCAGATGACCACCACCGTCCACGCGAGCAGCGCGTCCGTCTCCAGATAAATCTTCGCGTTGTACAGCCGCGTGCCGATAGCGCTGCGCGGCACGCCCAGCACCTCCGCCGCGACCGTCGCCTTGAAGCAAAGGCCGATCGACGCCTCGCACGCCGCCGCAAACGTGGGCAGCGCCGAGGGCACGTACACGTGCAGCAGCGTGCGCAGCGCGCCAAAGCGGTACAGGCGGGCCATTTCCAGGAGCTGCGGATCCGTGGAGGCGATGCCCTCCATGAGGTTGGCGTAGACGATGGGCAGCACCATCAGAAAGCCCGTGAGCACCGGCACCTTGTCCGAGCGCAGCCAGACGAGCGCCAGGATGATGAACGAGGTCACCGGCGTCGCGCGCACGACCGCAAGCGCGGGCCCAAACACGTCGTGCAGCAGGGGAAGGGCGCTACAAGCGCCCGCGAAAACCACGGCCGCGCCCACGCCCAGGGCGTAGGCCAGCACCGTGCGCAGAAGCGAGGCGGCGACCGTCTGCCAAAAGGCCGCCTCGCCCGCGAGCGAGGCGAGCCTTGCCGCCACCTGCGCGGGCGAGGCGAGCAGCAGATCCTGCCCCACGGCGCGGTAGCACAGCGCCCAAAGGCACAGCCAAAAAAGGGCGGAGAAGCACTTCCCCGCCCAGCGTCTTTTCTCAGCGCGCATAGTAAAAGTCGTCCGCCGGGAGCTTCCCGCCGACCGAGGCGGGGTTCGCTTCAAAGAGCATTTCAAAGAAGGGCTCGATCTGCGTCTTCATCTCTTCCCCCTCCACGAAGACGATGTGGCAGTTCGGAATCGCCCGCTTGGCCACCGCCGCCTTGGGCAGGATGCCCTGCGCCTCGACGAGCGCGGAGGCCGCATCCACGTCGCCGTTTACGAACGCCACCGACGCTCCGTAGGCTTCGAGGAACGCGGCGACCTTCTCCGGGTTCTTCTCCGCGAAGTCCCGCCGCACGATCACGCAGCCCATGGAGAGCGCGGTGCCCGCCTTTCCGTCCTTTTCGGCCGCCTCGCTGAAGAGCTCCGTCACGTCCAGCGCCTCGCGGAAGTCCGCGTTGTTCATCAGAACGCTCGTCACGTTCGGCTCGGGCAGCATCACGAGATCGACCTCGCCCGCTGCGGCCAGCGTCGCAAGCTCGCTGTGCTCCGCCTTGTACTCGACGTTCACCTTTCCCTCCAGGCCGTTTTGCGCGAGGATGTAGTTGAGCACGTACTCCGGCACCGCGCCCTGCCCGGTCGCGTAGAGGGTTCTGCCCGAAAGGTCGCCGACGCTCCTGACGCTGTCGCCCTTTTCCAGAATGTGCAGCACGCCCAGGGTATTGAGCGCCAGCAGCTGCACGTTGCCGTTCGTCTTGCTGAACAGCGAGGCGGCCAGGTTGGTCGGGGCGGCGGCGATGTCCGCGGAGCCGCTGGCGATCGCGGCCACCACCTCGTCCGGCGCGCCGGCGAGCGTAAAGGCGTACGTGCCGTCGTTTTCGTCCATCATCTTCACCATGCCGATGCCCGTCGGGCCCTTGAGGGCGACGACGTTCACCGCGTCCTGCGCCTGCGCGCTCAGCGCGAGCGCCAAAACCAGCAGCAGGGAGAGCAGCAGGCCCATCATCTTCTTAATCATTTTCATGTTTCTCCTTTATTCCTTGCTCGTCAGCGCGCTCTTCACCGTAACCCCCGGCAGGTTCCCCAACCGTCCGGTCAGCGCGCCGACCCGCTCGTTCGTCCCTCTGACGATCAGCCCGATCACCGCGCGGCGCGTTTCGTGATCCGGCACGCCGATGCGCCCGGTCACCATATCCGCGTACTGCCCGATGATCTCGTTGACGCGCGGGGCGACGCTGTTGTCGTCCAGCACGATGCCCACAAAACCGATCCGCTCCATCGCGCGTCCTTCCTTCCGGGCGCTTTTCCTAACCCAAGCTGCAGGAGAAAGGCCCATTCCTCCAAAACAAAAAGCAGCCCCTGTCGTCAGGCGCTGCCGGCATATAAAAACATAGACGCATCCCCCTTCTTCTCCGCTCAGATCGCTCCTCGCGTCAAATCGGCTTCCTCTGCGCGCCTCTTTACCTCACGGCGTTGCCGCTTGGATCGGAATCGCGCCTGAACTGATTATACCACGCGCGCCCCCGCCTTTCAAGTCCGAGGGTCACGGCGTACATGGCGCCTACGGCGCCCGCGCCGACGGCCTCGATCGCGAGCAGATACGGGATGCGCCCCAGGGATTCAAAGAACTGCAGCGGCGTGCCGTAAGGGGCCGCCATCAAAAACAGGTAGTTGGTGCCGAGCAGCCGGTTCGCCGCGTACACGCAGGCGGCAAAGGCATTGCCCCAGAGCAGCGTGCGCAGCGCGCCGCGGCGCCGGGGCAGGAACCCCTGCGCGATGCGCGTCAGCGGCGACAGCACGATCAGCGCGTGCGTCGCAAAAAAGGCCGCGTCCAGCGGCCCCTGCCAAGGCACCCGGAGGATGGAGGGAAACAGCAGCGCCAGGGAGGCACAGGGCATGCCCAGATACCACAGGAAGTGATAAAGCCCCTCCGCCGGGCGCAGGTAAAACGCGAGGCTCAAAAACGCACACAGCGAACACAGGTGCAGCGGAAGCAGCGTTTGGACGATCGATTCGCCGCTCTGCGCCACGCAGAGATAAGTCGTCGCCATCGACAGCGCCAGCAGCGCGAACAGAAAGCGCGCGACGGCGCGTTCCCTTCGCCCATCCCGCCTGAGCGCTCCCAGCGCGCAAGCCCCGATATATCCCCAAATGCCAAGACTGACCGCCTGCACACGCATCCCCTCCGGGCATTAGCCTTGCCCCGAGGGCGCGTCCGTATACCACAGCAGGTCGTCCGCCGAGGCGTCCAGGATGCGCCGGCTTTCGCCCGTTCGCGGGCTGACGGCATACACGCCGCCCTGCAGCGCGTCCGCGCAGACGACCCGCTCGCCCGCCAGCAGCACCCGCTCGCAGAGTCCTTCCATCGGAGCGCGCCAGACCGGCTCCCCCCGCGACACCCGGCTGACGCCGTCCGTGCCCGCAAGCACGCCGCCGCGCACCGGGCAGAGCCCGCCCGGCAGCCCGGAAAGCGCCACGTTCCAGGAGGCCGCGCCGTTTCGCGCTCGCAGGGCGTACACGCGGCTCGCGTTCTCCCCCGCGAGGCACAGCGCGTACAGCATGCCCGCGCTGAAGGCGACGTCCGTCACCGGCCCCGGCAGGACGGCGCGTCCGGTCGTGCGCAGCGTCGCCGCGTTCAGCAGCTGCACCTCGCAGCGCCCGCCTCCCGCCACCGCGAGGCAGCGTCCCGAAGGGTCGAGCGCCATGCCGCGCGGCTGCTGCCCCGCCCGCGCGAGCATGAGCGGCGCGCCCGTACGGCTTTCCAGCATCAGCACGCTGTCCGCGTCCTGGCAGAGCGCGTAGAGCGTCCCGCCGTCCGGAGAAAGCAGCAGGCGGGTCACGTTTGGCCCGCCCGCGAAGAGCTGCTGCGGACAAAGCGTGCGCGCGTCAAGCCGCCAGATCACATCCTCGCGCCGCGAGGCGCAGAAAACCGACTCGCCTCCGGCGCAAAGCGCCGCCGCGCCCGACAGCGGCGCGCGACGGATCCCTAAAGCGCTCAGGCTATACAGCGCCCCCGCCCCGCTGTCGGACGCGATCAGCCGTCCTCCCATGGGCCGCCCTCCCCTTCCGCACAAGTTGCATCTACCGCATCCTATGCCAAAGGCCGCCGCCGCGTCCCAGGCGATTGCCCCGGCGCGGCCGCCCCGCGAATTTGCGCCGGAAAGGCAGGAAATCGCGCGCCGCGCACGGAATAAAAAAGCGAGGGATTTAGGCCCTGTTTGAAGCGGCGCGTACCGGCCGCGAATTCACCGAAGAAGGAGACATCATCCCATGTACACGTACAAAACCCACGGCACCTGTTCCCGAAGCATCGATTTCGACGTGCACGACGGCGTCGTTACCGCCTGCCGCTTTGAGGGCGGCTGCACGGGCAATACGCAGGGCGTCGCCCGCCTCGTCGTCGGCAAAAAGGTGGACGACGTGATCGCGATGCTGAAGGGAATCGAATGCCGCGGCAACACGTCCTGCCCCGATCAGCTCGCGCGGGCGCTGGAACAATATCAGCAGCAGCGCGCCTGAAGCCCGCTGCAAGGCCGCTGCAAAGGAGGTCTTTTTATGGATTCATTGGAGGAAAGCGTGCGCAGGCTGCTCCTCGCCGGCGTCGGCGCAGCCGCTGCCACGGCGGAAAAGTCACAGGAGCTGCTGGACGAGCTGGTCAAGAGGGGCGAGCAGGCTATCGCGCAGGGCCAGGTGCTCAACGAAGAGCTGCGGCACGGCATCAAGCAGGCGATCCGTGAAACCCCCACGGTGAACGCTGCCGCGCAGGGCGGCGACGCGCTGCAAAAGACGCTTGCCGCCCTGACACCCGAACAGCTCGCCGCGCTCAAGGCGCAGATCGAAGCGCTGCAAAGCAGTAAGGAGGCCCCCGAGCGGGGGGACGCGAAAGATGGCGAGCCGGGAAGGTGACGGCTCCTACAGGGAGCGCCTTAAGGAGATCACCGAGGTGCTGATGCGCAGCGAAATCGTGCGTGGCATCACGCCCGAAAAGCTGCGCCGCATCCTGGAAGACCTCGGCCCCACGTACATCAAGCTCGGCCAGATCATGTCCATGCGTTCAGACATGCTGCCCAAGGCCTACTGCGACGAGCTGGTACGCCTGCGCTCCGACGTGCCGCCCATGCCCTTTGAAGAGGTAAAGCGCATCGTCGAGCGGGAATACGCCGCGCCGCTTCGCGACGTGTTTTCCGCGTTCGACGAGCGCGCGCTCGGCTCTGCCTCCATCGCGCAGGTGCATCGGGCCACCCTGAAAACCGGCGAGCGCGTCGTCGTGAAGGTGCAGCGCGAGGGGATTTACGAGACGATGTCCCGCGATATCGCGCTCCTGCATCGCGCGGTGGGCGTGCTCAGGTATACGCCCGTCGCAGGGCTTGTGGATTTTAACAAGGTGCTGGACGAGATGTGGTCTGTGGCGCAGCAGGAGATGAACTTCCTGACCGAAGCCGCGAACCTGGAGGAATTTGCCCGCCTGAATGCGGACGTGGCGTTCGTCTGCTGTCCCGCGCTCTACAAGACCTACACGACCACGCACGTGCTGGTGATGGAGTACATCGATGGCCTGGGCGTAGACGCGCGGGAAAGCCTGACCGGGGCGGGCTACGACCCGGCGGAGATCGGCGCGAAGCTCGCGGACAACTACGTAAAGCAGGTGGTGGACGACGGCTTCTTTCACGCGGACCCGCACCCGGGCAATCTGCGCGTCCGCGAGGGCAAGATCGTCTTTATCGACATGGGCATGATGGGCCGCCTGACCCCGCGCGATCAGGCGCTCATCGGCAGCATCGTGGAGGGCGTGGCCGTAAACGACGTGGGCAGGATCAAGGACGCGGTCATGTCCATCGGCGACATCCACGGGCGGGTCGACCAGGGGCGCCTGTACGCGGACATCGACGAGCTGCTGGCCAAGTACGGCTCGGCAGACCTGGGCGGCATCGATCTGGCTCAGATGTTCGAGGATCTGATGGAGGTCATGAAGGTCCACCACATCTCCATGCCCCATGGCCTTTCCATGCTGGCGCGCGGCATGGCGACGCTGGAGGGCGTCATCTCCGCGCTCAGCCCGGAGATCAACATCGTCTCCGTCGCCTCCGGACGCATCGCGGGGCGCATGCTGCGAAACTTCGACTTCAAAAAGGAGCTGCAGCGCGCAAGCCGCGCGATCTATGCCTCCGCGCGCAAGGCGCTCGACATCCCGGCGCTCGCCGCCGACGTGCTGCGCCAGACCCAGCGCGGCCAGACGCGGCTGAACTTCGACATGCACGCCTCGGACGACCTGCGCGCCCTGCTGCTATCGCTTGCGGACAAGCTGGTGACGGGGCTGGTGATCGCGGCCCTGCTGCTGGGCTCCAGCATCCTGTGCACGACGGACATGCAGCCGCGCCTGCTCGGCGTGCCGCTGCTGGGCGTCATCGGCTACGCCGCGGCGCTCGCGCTGATCGTCTACCTCGGGATCAAGGAAAAGCGGCACAAGTGACCCGCAATACGGAGGGGATCGGATGGAGAATCGGCCGGAATTAAGCGAACGCCTGAGCGCGAAGGCCTTTCGCAGCCACTATTACTTAAAGGAAGAGCTCGTCGCCTTCTGTAAAGCCGCCGGACTGCCCGCCAGCGGGGGGAAGATCGAGCTCA harbors:
- a CDS encoding ATP-binding cassette domain-containing protein, which encodes MRGLVDVSKRYGGRAVLSHFSLSLPETGGVCLFGPSGCGKTTALRLLCGLETPDAGRVEGMAGHRIACQFQEDRLLPWYTVRKNLALACPDRADRVDEWLSRVGLSDAGDKLPGELSGGMRRRAALARALLFGGDVLLLDEPLAELDDAMRFRLLDAIAEHMPGRLTVLVTHSRDEAERLGLRVVQMPERDETREEA
- a CDS encoding ABC transporter permease subunit → MRAEKRRWAGKCFSALFWLCLWALCYRAVGQDLLLASPAQVAARLASLAGEAAFWQTVAASLLRTVLAYALGVGAAVVFAGACSALPLLHDVFGPALAVVRATPVTSFIILALVWLRSDKVPVLTGFLMVLPIVYANLMEGIASTDPQLLEMARLYRFGALRTLLHVYVPSALPTFAAACEASIGLCFKATVAAEVLGVPRSAIGTRLYNAKIYLETDALLAWTVVVICVSMALERLFVLALHALSRRGAAKGEAEHARSC
- a CDS encoding ABC transporter substrate-binding protein, which translates into the protein MIKKMMGLLLSLLLVLALALSAQAQDAVNVVALKGPTGIGMVKMMDENDGTYAFTLAGAPDEVVAAIASGSADIAAAPTNLAASLFSKTNGNVQLLALNTLGVLHILEKGDSVRSVGDLSGRTLYATGQGAVPEYVLNYILAQNGLEGKVNVEYKAEHSELATLAAAGEVDLVMLPEPNVTSVLMNNADFREALDVTELFSEAAEKDGKAGTALSMGCVIVRRDFAEKNPEKVAAFLEAYGASVAFVNGDVDAASALVEAQGILPKAAVAKRAIPNCHIVFVEGEEMKTQIEPFFEMLFEANPASVGGKLPADDFYYAR
- a CDS encoding TM1266 family iron-only hydrogenase system putative regulator; protein product: MERIGFVGIVLDDNSVAPRVNEIIGQYADMVTGRIGVPDHETRRAVIGLIVRGTNERVGALTGRLGNLPGVTVKSALTSKE
- a CDS encoding TIGR02206 family membrane protein, with the translated sequence MQAVSLGIWGYIGACALGALRRDGRRERAVARFLFALLALSMATTYLCVAQSGESIVQTLLPLHLCSLCAFLSLAFYLRPAEGLYHFLWYLGMPCASLALLFPSILRVPWQGPLDAAFFATHALIVLSPLTRIAQGFLPRRRGALRTLLWGNAFAACVYAANRLLGTNYLFLMAAPYGTPLQFFESLGRIPYLLAIEAVGAGAVGAMYAVTLGLERRGRAWYNQFRRDSDPSGNAVR
- a CDS encoding PQQ-binding-like beta-propeller repeat protein gives rise to the protein MGGRLIASDSGAGALYSLSALGIRRAPLSGAAALCAGGESVFCASRREDVIWRLDARTLCPQQLFAGGPNVTRLLLSPDGGTLYALCQDADSVLMLESRTGAPLMLARAGQQPRGMALDPSGRCLAVAGGGRCEVQLLNAATLRTTGRAVLPGPVTDVAFSAGMLYALCLAGENASRVYALRARNGAASWNVALSGLPGGLCPVRGGVLAGTDGVSRVSRGEPVWRAPMEGLCERVLLAGERVVCADALQGGVYAVSPRTGESRRILDASADDLLWYTDAPSGQG
- a CDS encoding TIGR03905 family TSCPD domain-containing protein — encoded protein: MYTYKTHGTCSRSIDFDVHDGVVTACRFEGGCTGNTQGVARLVVGKKVDDVIAMLKGIECRGNTSCPDQLARALEQYQQQRA
- a CDS encoding AarF/UbiB family protein, translating into MASREGDGSYRERLKEITEVLMRSEIVRGITPEKLRRILEDLGPTYIKLGQIMSMRSDMLPKAYCDELVRLRSDVPPMPFEEVKRIVEREYAAPLRDVFSAFDERALGSASIAQVHRATLKTGERVVVKVQREGIYETMSRDIALLHRAVGVLRYTPVAGLVDFNKVLDEMWSVAQQEMNFLTEAANLEEFARLNADVAFVCCPALYKTYTTTHVLVMEYIDGLGVDARESLTGAGYDPAEIGAKLADNYVKQVVDDGFFHADPHPGNLRVREGKIVFIDMGMMGRLTPRDQALIGSIVEGVAVNDVGRIKDAVMSIGDIHGRVDQGRLYADIDELLAKYGSADLGGIDLAQMFEDLMEVMKVHHISMPHGLSMLARGMATLEGVISALSPEINIVSVASGRIAGRMLRNFDFKKELQRASRAIYASARKALDIPALAADVLRQTQRGQTRLNFDMHASDDLRALLLSLADKLVTGLVIAALLLGSSILCTTDMQPRLLGVPLLGVIGYAAALALIVYLGIKEKRHK